A single Streptomyces sp. 2114.4 DNA region contains:
- the map gene encoding type I methionyl aminopeptidase, with protein MSGQSLLVPGKISPTRPVPASIPRPEYVGKDAPTPYTGPEVQDAETIERMRIAGRIAAQAMEEAAKLIAPGVTTDELDRVAHEFMCDHGAYPSTLGYRGFPKSLCSSLNEVICHGIPDSTVLKDGDIVNLDVTAYLNGVHGDNNATYLCGDVDEESRLLVERTREALNRAIKAVKPGRQINIIGRVIESYAKRFGYGVVRDFTGHGINSSFHSGLIVPHYDSPHHTTDIKPGMTFTIEPMLTLGTHDYDMWDDGWTVVTKDRKRTAQFEHTLVVTDTGAEILTLP; from the coding sequence ATGTCTGGCCAGTCGCTTCTTGTCCCGGGGAAGATCTCCCCCACCCGCCCCGTCCCCGCCTCGATCCCGCGCCCCGAATACGTCGGGAAGGACGCACCCACCCCGTACACCGGGCCCGAGGTGCAGGACGCCGAAACGATCGAACGGATGCGGATCGCCGGCCGGATCGCCGCGCAGGCGATGGAGGAGGCCGCCAAGCTGATCGCACCCGGTGTGACGACCGATGAACTGGACCGGGTCGCCCATGAGTTCATGTGCGACCACGGTGCCTACCCGTCCACGCTCGGCTACCGCGGCTTCCCCAAGTCCCTGTGCTCCTCGCTCAACGAGGTCATCTGCCACGGCATCCCGGACTCGACCGTCCTGAAGGACGGCGACATCGTGAACCTCGACGTCACCGCGTACCTCAACGGTGTGCACGGCGACAACAACGCCACCTACCTGTGCGGCGACGTGGACGAGGAGTCCAGGCTGCTGGTCGAGCGGACCAGGGAAGCGCTCAACCGCGCGATCAAGGCCGTCAAGCCGGGCCGTCAGATCAACATCATCGGCCGGGTCATCGAGTCGTACGCCAAGCGCTTCGGCTACGGAGTGGTCCGCGACTTCACCGGTCACGGCATCAACTCCTCCTTCCACTCCGGCCTGATCGTTCCGCACTACGACAGCCCGCACCACACCACCGACATCAAGCCCGGCATGACGTTCACGATCGAGCCGATGCTGACGCTGGGGACCCACGACTACGACATGTGGGACGACGGCTGGACGGTGGTGACCAAGGACCGCAAGCGGACCGCGCAGTTCGAGCACACGCTGGTGGTCACGGACACCGGGGCGGAGATCCTCACGCTGCCCTGA
- a CDS encoding heme oxygenase (biliverdin-producing) gives MEASSPTPPAPSAPGTPFSTVIRTASHEQHTEAENSSFMSDLLGGRLGVAAYRRYTEQLWFVYRALEDASGPLADDPVAGPFVRPELARTAALERDLAHLGGPSWRTGLEPLAATAAYADRVAACAHDWPGGFVAHHYTRYLGDLSGGQIIRGTAEKTWGFARKGDGVRFYVFEDIANPAAFKREYRALLDALPVDDLEKQRVVDECKRAFRLNSAVFRELGAQFPLSA, from the coding sequence TTGGAAGCGTCCAGCCCGACCCCGCCCGCTCCCTCCGCCCCCGGCACCCCGTTCTCGACGGTCATCCGCACCGCGTCCCACGAGCAGCACACCGAGGCCGAGAACTCCTCCTTCATGAGCGACCTGCTCGGCGGCAGGCTCGGCGTCGCCGCCTACCGGCGCTACACCGAGCAGCTGTGGTTCGTCTACCGCGCGCTGGAGGACGCCTCCGGACCGCTCGCCGACGACCCGGTGGCGGGCCCCTTCGTCCGTCCCGAGCTGGCCCGCACCGCCGCACTGGAACGCGACCTCGCCCACCTCGGCGGCCCGTCCTGGCGCACCGGCCTGGAGCCGCTGGCCGCCACCGCCGCGTATGCCGACCGGGTGGCGGCCTGCGCCCACGACTGGCCGGGCGGCTTCGTCGCCCACCACTACACCCGCTACCTCGGCGACCTCTCGGGCGGCCAGATCATCCGCGGCACGGCCGAGAAGACCTGGGGCTTCGCCCGCAAGGGCGACGGGGTGCGGTTCTACGTCTTCGAGGACATCGCCAACCCGGCCGCCTTCAAACGCGAGTACCGGGCGCTGCTGGACGCCCTGCCGGTGGACGACCTGGAGAAGCAGCGGGTGGTCGACGAGTGCAAGCGCGCCTTCCGGCTGAACAGCGCGGTCTTCCGGGAGCTGGGCGCGCAGTTCCCGTTGAGCGCGTAG
- a CDS encoding PhzF family phenazine biosynthesis protein, with the protein MTELDVLRVFCGPDGAGGNLLGVVRDGAAVPGAAERAALAAELGFSETVFLDDADRGTVDIHTPSVRLPFAGHPLVGLAWLLRSLGRPPCTLRPAAGEVAVRFEGDVVWVHGRAEWVTARTTRRYASAAEVDALPAPPPGEGWLYAWAWQDEAAGVVRARAFPRRGDTVVEDEATGAAALLLTHELGRPLDIRQGAGSRILTHPYPDGTIAVGGRVRPDTRQRSRVCPDAR; encoded by the coding sequence ATGACCGAACTCGATGTGCTCCGGGTGTTCTGCGGGCCCGACGGCGCCGGCGGCAATCTGCTGGGCGTCGTCCGCGACGGGGCGGCCGTCCCCGGCGCCGCCGAGCGGGCCGCCCTCGCGGCCGAACTCGGCTTCAGTGAAACCGTGTTCCTCGACGACGCGGACCGGGGCACCGTGGACATCCATACCCCGAGCGTCCGGCTCCCCTTCGCCGGACACCCGTTGGTGGGTCTGGCCTGGCTGCTGCGGAGCCTGGGGCGGCCGCCGTGCACCCTGCGCCCGGCGGCCGGTGAGGTCGCGGTCCGCTTCGAGGGGGACGTGGTCTGGGTGCACGGGCGCGCGGAGTGGGTGACCGCCCGCACCACCCGGCGGTACGCCTCGGCGGCCGAGGTCGACGCGCTGCCCGCACCGCCGCCGGGGGAGGGCTGGCTCTACGCCTGGGCCTGGCAGGACGAGGCCGCGGGCGTGGTCCGGGCGCGGGCCTTCCCGCGGCGCGGCGATACTGTCGTCGAGGACGAGGCCACCGGCGCCGCCGCCCTCCTGCTGACGCACGAACTGGGGCGCCCGCTCGACATCCGGCAGGGCGCCGGCTCCCGGATCCTCACCCACCCGTATCCGGACGGCACCATCGCCGTCGGCGGACGGGTGCGTCCCGATACGCGCCAGCGGTCACGGGTGTGTCCCGATGCGCGCTAG
- the efeO gene encoding iron uptake system protein EfeO yields MRAHRSSVAVALAAATAVTAVAGCAAKNEGKGGGKGAIEVTATDSSCELSAKEFPAGHVRFAVQNKGSKVTEVYVYAPGDRIVTERENIGPGTHAEITAEIKAGAYEVACKPGMKGHGIRQKVTASGKGANAKRDPKLDAAVAAYRTYVQEQADQTLPAAQKFADAVKDGDVEAAKKAYALSRVGWERTEPVAESFGDIDPKVDVRADGVEKGQKWTGWHKLEKSLWEEKKISGDDKKLADQLITDLKDWQKRVGKAEITPTSMANGAKELLDEVATGKVTGEEERYSHTDLVDFQGNVEGAEKAYELLKPVVGKNDPALAKELDKQFKAIHALLDDHRDSKSADGFASYDTVGKDDRKKLSDGVNALAEPLSKLAAAVATTK; encoded by the coding sequence ATGCGAGCCCATCGCTCCTCCGTCGCCGTCGCCCTCGCCGCGGCCACGGCCGTCACCGCCGTCGCCGGCTGCGCCGCGAAGAACGAGGGCAAGGGCGGCGGCAAGGGCGCCATCGAGGTGACCGCGACCGACTCCAGCTGCGAGCTCTCCGCCAAGGAGTTCCCCGCCGGACATGTCCGGTTCGCGGTCCAGAACAAGGGCTCCAAGGTCACCGAGGTGTACGTCTACGCGCCCGGCGACCGGATCGTGACCGAGCGGGAGAACATCGGCCCCGGCACCCACGCGGAGATCACCGCGGAGATCAAGGCCGGTGCGTACGAGGTCGCCTGCAAGCCCGGCATGAAGGGCCACGGCATCCGCCAGAAGGTGACCGCCAGTGGCAAGGGCGCGAATGCCAAGCGCGACCCCAAGCTGGATGCCGCGGTCGCGGCGTACCGCACCTACGTCCAGGAGCAGGCCGACCAGACGCTTCCGGCGGCACAGAAGTTCGCCGACGCGGTCAAGGACGGCGATGTCGAGGCCGCCAAGAAGGCCTACGCCCTCTCGCGGGTGGGCTGGGAGCGCACCGAGCCGGTCGCCGAGTCGTTCGGTGACATCGACCCCAAGGTCGATGTGCGCGCCGACGGTGTGGAGAAGGGCCAGAAGTGGACCGGCTGGCACAAGCTGGAGAAGTCCCTGTGGGAGGAGAAGAAGATCTCCGGGGACGACAAGAAGCTCGCCGATCAGCTCATCACCGACCTGAAGGACTGGCAGAAGCGGGTCGGCAAGGCCGAGATCACCCCGACCAGCATGGCCAACGGCGCCAAGGAACTGCTCGACGAGGTGGCCACCGGCAAGGTCACCGGTGAGGAAGAGCGCTACAGCCACACCGACCTGGTCGATTTCCAGGGCAATGTCGAGGGTGCCGAGAAGGCGTACGAGCTGCTGAAGCCGGTCGTCGGCAAGAACGACCCGGCGCTCGCCAAGGAGCTGGACAAGCAGTTCAAGGCGATCCACGCACTGCTCGACGACCACCGCGACAGCAAGTCCGCGGACGGCTTCGCCTCCTACGACACGGTCGGCAAGGACGACCGCAAGAAGCTCTCCGACGGCGTCAACGCGCTGGCCGAGCCGCTGTCGAAGCTGGCCGCCGCCGTCGCCACCACCAAGTAG